ATGCATACATTAATTATTGAGAATTTTCATAACGTAACCTGATTAATTTACAGGTTCTTGTGAAAAATGTCCCGCCTGATGCTCATGAATCTGTTAGCGACAGAGTTCAGAATTTCTTTTTAGTAAACCATCACGATAACTATCTTACTCATCAGGTATATATACCCTTCTACATGGATTGATATCGAATATAATTAAAATGTTAATGTTAATTATATTCAATAAATACAATGCTTGAAAATTATTGGCAGGTCGTTTGTAATGCAAACAAGCTTGCGAAACTTGTGAAGAAGAGACTAAAGAAGCAAAATTGGCTTGACTATTACCAGATTAAGTACACAAAGAATCCATCAAAGCGACCTACGATGAAGGTATTTATTTCTAGATACCTCTCAATATTTGTCTGTTTCGTTCTTTTGATTTCTAATTTCTTTTTATCAAAATATTACTAACaagcttttttttttttgtgtgtgtgtgtgtgtgtgtgtgtgtgtgtgtgtgtgtgtgtgtgtgtgtgtataaaaaTCTTAATATACAGACCGGTTTCCATGGACTTTGGGGAGCAAAAGTTGATGCTATAGAGTATCATGAAACCGAAATTGAGAAACTTTCTTTAGAAGTAATCTTCCATCCTTTATATTCTGACATTATATGTTTGCATAGCATATTTAAGTGTTAAAAGGAAAACAAAAGCATACTAGTAAAGTCTATTGTAAACTTTGAAAAAGAGTCAAACTTTGCAAAACTTGGTCAAAAGTTGATCAAAACTTGGCCAAAACTCGGAATTACTCGGAAAATTCGGTCAAAACTTGGCCAAAATcggtaaaagtcaaacttggtcaacattcgAGTACTCTCTGAGTTTCCGAGTACTCCTTAAAAAGTCccgaccgagtactccccgagtagcgatttttgcatCCTTGAGATGAAAGGAGCATGATGCATTCATTTTGTTTTCTATATTTTAATGCATATGTGATCCGGTTATCGTTAACGATTAGCTGTACATTCAGATTGCCGAAGAGAGAAAAAGTGTAATGAACAACCCGAAGGCCATCATGCCAGCAGCATTTGTCTCCTTTAAAACTCGTTGGGGAGCTGCTGTTTGTGCTCAGACACAACAAGTTAGAAACCCGACTTTATGGTTAACTGAATGGGCCCCAGAACCACGTGATGTATATTGGAAAAACCTCGCTATACCTCACGTCTCGTTAACTATTCGAAAAGTTATAATGGGTGTCGTTTTCTTTTTCCTCACGTTCTTTTACATAATCCCCATTGCATTTGTTCAATCATTAGCAAACATCGAAGGTATACAGAAGGCTGCTCCCTTCCTTAAGCCCGTAATTCAAATGTAAGTCTCATATTTCGTGTTAGCGTTTTTCAACCCGACTCTAAACAAATAACATTCTCAACAAATATTATGCAGAAAACCGATCAAATCGTTTATCCAAGGTTTTTTGCCGGGAATTGTGTTGAAGATCTTTCTATTTTTGCTACCGAAAatcttgatgatgatgtcgaaattcGAAGGATTTTTGAGTATATCTCGATTAGAGAGACGTGCCGCTTCAAGATATTATCTTTTCAACTTTGTGAACGTGTTTCTTGGCAGTATTATAGCCGGGGCTGCTTTCGAGCAGCTCAATACATTTCTAAATCAGCCAGCAAACAAGTTTGTCACATAAACACTCATTTTGATCTTAATTTTAAGTGGTTTTGTAGAAGTCAGAATTACTCGGTGAGTACtctgtcaaactttggtcaaactcGAAATTACTCCAAAAGTCGGTCAAGATTCGGTGAAAAAGTCGGCCAAAACATGGGATTAATaggaaaatcggtcaaaactcggtcaaaatcagtcaaagtcaaatttggtcaacaTTCGAGTACTCCCTGAGTAGTGACTTTTGAAACCTTGATTTTAAGTTAAATGATTTAACGTAGTAATGTACATCTTTTTACAAGTCTTTTATTGGTGATATCAGGATACCTGAAACGATTGGCATCGCGATCCCGATGAAAGCGACATTTTTCATAACGTATATAATGGTTGATGGATGGACTGGTACCGCAGCACAATTATTAAGGCTTAAGCGTTTGATAATTTACCACTTAAAGAACATTTTTCTAGTGAAAACTGAAAGGGATAGAGAACGGGCTATGAATCCCAAAAGCATCAGTTTCTACACCGGAGAACCGCAAATACAGTTTTATTTTCTCATCGGCCTTGTTTACGCTGTGGTGTCACCACTTTTGATTCCATTTATATTGGTGTTCTTTGGACTAGCATTCGTTATCTATCGTCATCAGGTATATTATAACATAACCCTCGATTTGTTTTTTAATCGTCATAACAGAATTAGAATTTTGAGTTAAGTTTGTGTTGAACGGCAGGTAATAAATGTTTACAACCCAAAATACGAAAGCCGAGCAGCATTTTGGCCAGATGTACATGGACGTGTGATCATGGCGTTGATTATATCACAGATACTTTTGATGGGTTTGTTGAGTACAAAACACGCTGTTGCTTCAACGCCGGTTCTTATTGCACTTCCGATTCTCACTATCGGGTTCCATATATACTGCAAAGGCCGGTTTGAACCCGCATTTATCAGATATCCGTTACAGGTACATATGATATACATTCAAAATGTCAAATATGATAAAGATGTTACTTTTGACCCATTCACTGATTCGCGGGCCGGTTTTGGTTATGTTTTATCTCCAGCTGctcaaacagaaaaattaaaacgaGTACAAAGTTGTCCGAATGTATTTTTAATTCAGCTTTTGATCGATTTACTTATAAAAACTCAGTACAAAGTTGTCTAAAATGTATTATCAAGTGATAGCTGTTACTTTAACTTTGACATTGCCTCGCGCAAGGTTGCTAAACTCAGTACTCACGTAATATTTGGTCGGGACTTTGAAGGGACTAATCGGCAACTTGGGttgggattaatcggattgtaaattttatatatatatttaaattataaaatttaaaattatagtTTTGTAAATATAAAAGAAAACTATAAAAAATAACATAAACTATAACATAATTGTCTAGAAACATAACATTATCGTTCATTTGTTCAAAAGTTCTAAATTTCTAGTTTAAATTCACATTGAAATCTTGAACAATTTTGACTTTGACTGATTTGACTTTCACCGACTAAATCCGACTTTAACCAACTAAATCCGATTTTGACCATCAACCGATGTTGACCGACAATTAGACAGATTTTAAAAAATCAACAGTGGACTTGGGTCATATGGGTTCGAGTATTTGTTTATTTGATTTGTGAAACAAAATGTTGTTTTGTCGGGTTTTTAGGAAGCAATGAATAAAGACACACTTGATCGAGTTAGGGAACCAAACTTAAACCTAAGACGATACCTTCGAAATGCATACGTACATCCTGTTTTCAAGGATGACGGTTCTGATGA
The window above is part of the Rutidosis leptorrhynchoides isolate AG116_Rl617_1_P2 chromosome 1, CSIRO_AGI_Rlap_v1, whole genome shotgun sequence genome. Proteins encoded here:
- the LOC139898509 gene encoding calcium permeable stress-gated cation channel 1-like; protein product: MATIGDIGLAAAINIITALIFLIAYAILRLQPVNDRVYFTKWYIKGLRTDPTASGAYVKKFVNLDYRSYIRFLNWVPDALSMSQAELIEHAGLDSVVYLRIYLLGLKIFTPIFFLTWAILIPVNLTNNTLELSKDTYSEIDKLSISNIPHASPRLWAHVAMAYVVMIWTCYMLKREYETVANMRFYFLQSEEHRPDQFTVLVKNVPPDAHESVSDRVQNFFLVNHHDNYLTHQVVCNANKLAKLVKKRLKKQNWLDYYQIKYTKNPSKRPTMKTGFHGLWGAKVDAIEYHETEIEKLSLEIAEERKSVMNNPKAIMPAAFVSFKTRWGAAVCAQTQQVRNPTLWLTEWAPEPRDVYWKNLAIPHVSLTIRKVIMGVVFFFLTFFYIIPIAFVQSLANIEGIQKAAPFLKPVIQIKPIKSFIQGFLPGIVLKIFLFLLPKILMMMSKFEGFLSISRLERRAASRYYLFNFVNVFLGSIIAGAAFEQLNTFLNQPANKIPETIGIAIPMKATFFITYIMVDGWTGTAAQLLRLKRLIIYHLKNIFLVKTERDRERAMNPKSISFYTGEPQIQFYFLIGLVYAVVSPLLIPFILVFFGLAFVIYRHQVINVYNPKYESRAAFWPDVHGRVIMALIISQILLMGLLSTKHAVASTPVLIALPILTIGFHIYCKGRFEPAFIRYPLQEAMNKDTLDRVREPNLNLRRYLRNAYVHPVFKDDGSDDYYDDGAVIIPTKRQLLRNEPEPSTSPEIIQEKHKS